A section of the Triticum dicoccoides isolate Atlit2015 ecotype Zavitan chromosome 7A, WEW_v2.0, whole genome shotgun sequence genome encodes:
- the LOC119334014 gene encoding protein ALP1-like produces the protein MQDRFRGRKSFPTQNVLAAVDFDLRFTYVLAGWEGSAHDSYVLQDALSRPNGLKIPEGKYFLADAGYAARPGILPPYRGVRYHLKEYRGSREPENPRELFNHRHSSLRTTVERAFGTLKNRFKIFASQPFFPLKTQVKIVFACCALHNWILDAGPDEYVYDDATWFHSVCLKLEFCLVSMYQT, from the exons ATGCAAGATAGGTTTAGGGGTAGAAAGTCCTTTCCCACACAAAATGTGCTAGCAGCCGTTGATTTTGACCTAAGATTTACATATGTTCTTGCTGGATGGGAGGGATCGGCTCATGATTCTTATGTGCTCCAAGATGCCCTATCACGTCCCAATGGCCTTAAAATACCAGAAG GTAAATATTTCCTAGCGGATGCGGGATATGCTGCAAGACCCGGTATACTACCCCCATATCGTGGTGTCCGATATCACCTAAAGGAATATAGGGGAAGTAGAGAGCCTGAGAACCCAAGGGAGTTATTCAACCATCGCCATTCCTCACTTAGAACAACCGTCGAAAGAGCATTTGGTACCTTGAAGAATCGATTTAAAATATTTGCAAGTCAGCCATTCTTCCCTCTAAAAACACAAGTAAAAATTGTGTTTGCTTGTTGTGCGCTCCATAACTGGATCCTAGATGCTGGTCCTGATGAGTATGTCTATGATGATGCTACTTG GTTCCATTCAGTCTGTTTGAAACTAGAGTTCTGCCTTGTTTCTATGTATCAAACATGA